In the Thermodesulfobacteriota bacterium genome, CCGCACCACCGCCTGCTTATCGTCGAACCCGAACTGCAGATCCCCGGTTCGGGATTCGCAGATCTTGGCCAGCTCGGTGATCGCCCTGCGGGGGATGAGGATGTTGCGGTCAAAGGTCAGGTCTCCCAGGCTCCCCTCGATTCGGCGCTCCATCATGGACAGACGATGGGAGTCCGAGCTGACCATGCGCAGATACTCGCCGTCGGCCTTGACCTCCCTTTCCAGGAGCGCTGCGGTGAAGGTGAAGCGTCCTTCGGATGCCTGGGCGATGGAGAAGATGGTGCGGTCGATGAGATCCTTCAGGACTGGGGCCGGAAAGGCAACCAGCGGGACTTCATCGTACGGGGGAAAAGCGGGAAAATCCTCGCTGGGCAAGCCTGCCAGGGTATAAAGACCGGTGCCGGCCGTGATCTCCACCCAGTGATTCTCCAGCTCCCGGAGCTGCACCGTTTCCGCCTCCGCCTCCCGGACGATCTCAAAAAGCTTCTTGGCTGGCAGGGTGATGGAGCCTTCGGTCTTCACCTGGGCCTCGAGATCGGTGCGAAAACCGATCTCGAGATCGGTGGCCGCCAGGGCCAGCCGGCCGGGCGCAGCCTCCAGGAGCACGTTGCCCAGGATGGCGACGGTGACCTTTTTGCCGGCGATGCTTTGGATGGGGGTCAGCTGGTACAGGAAATCGCTACGGCGGACGGAGAGCTCCATGCCCATAACGGATGCCTCGACGTTTTTTCTTTGATTAGAAAGCGGAAAGACAAGAAACGACAATGGCTGGCGGTCTTGTTGACTGTTCGGACAACATCTTGTTTTAATGGAAAATAGTGTGTTGAGTCACGATTGGACAAGCCTTGGAAAGACTCAGGATGAGCGGACGGCCGCGGGTTTTCGCAATCTTGTCCACACGAGGGTGTTGAAAGAAAGCTTTCCTTGAAAGAAAGGGATGGACACACTAGAATTGGAGCTTTTCCGCCATCCGTCCAATCGGACAAAATTAGTGCAAACCGACTGAAATGGCAACCATTTTCCGGCAGCAGCATAGAGGCCGGCTGTTCCCTGGCGGGCTGGGGATGAGCCGCCGGCAGGGGGGCGGGGCGGCCGTCCGGGGAGGTTGGGATTGATGGCGAGCGCACGGGTCACGGAGATCATGGGGCTGGTGACGAATGTCATGGAGGCCTTCACCGTGGCTCTCTTTCTGCCCCGGCCCGGGGCCGAGGGCCTGAGCCTTCACGCCTTCCACAGCTTCAGCCGGCAGATCGACCCGGAGGTGGTCATCCAGCCCGGGGAGGGCATGGTGGGCTGGGTATTCCGGGAGCAGCGGCCCATGCTCGTGAACAGCTTCGAGCGCAGCACCACCACCCTCAAGTTCTACCAGGCGGATGAAGGGATCAAATCCTTTCTCGCGGTGCCGCTGCCCGACCGGCGAGGCGTGCTGTGCGCCGACAGCAAGAAGAGCTATCTCTTCACCGAGCGCAACGAGAAGGTCTTTGGCCAGCTTGCCTGGGCCCTGGCGGAGATCCTCCGGTTGGAGGAGGAGACGGCGGCCCTGGCCAGCTGCCGGCAGTTTCTGGGCCTGCTGCAAAGCGTGGACACGATCGTGCGGGGGGGGGGGCTGGACGGGGAGGAGCGGCTGCGGCAGGGGCTCCTGGCCCTGCTCAGGGCCACG is a window encoding:
- the dnaN gene encoding DNA polymerase III subunit beta, with the translated sequence MELSVRRSDFLYQLTPIQSIAGKKVTVAILGNVLLEAAPGRLALAATDLEIGFRTDLEAQVKTEGSITLPAKKLFEIVREAEAETVQLRELENHWVEITAGTGLYTLAGLPSEDFPAFPPYDEVPLVAFPAPVLKDLIDRTIFSIAQASEGRFTFTAALLEREVKADGEYLRMVSSDSHRLSMMERRIEGSLGDLTFDRNILIPRRAITELAKICESRTGDLQFGFDDKQAVVRVENGVMVIRLMVGEFPRYRDLLAAITLDKPLEIDRLRFLGTLRRINLLTEDQNHVVNFRIEGQRLFLSSRSVDLGSARDEIMLRSQGDDMQVGFNCRYFIDVLQVLQGETIKAYLNSDESPCLVRTDEDEGFAGIIMPMKV
- a CDS encoding GAF domain-containing protein, coding for MASARVTEIMGLVTNVMEAFTVALFLPRPGAEGLSLHAFHSFSRQIDPEVVIQPGEGMVGWVFREQRPMLVNSFERSTTTLKFYQADEGIKSFLAVPLPDRRGVLCADSKKSYLFTERNEKVFGQLAWALAEILRLEEETAALASCRQFLGLLQSVDTIVRGGGLDGEERLRQGLLALLRATAAGSLFYVVPGQRILRIFAEGKAGHEEFLSISPRVFENEGLVGWVINKRRILVLDHIVEEGGKAYLLRRDDGFGSFANFIGIPVAFRKKGAFGAVALINHRGGFTDHEIAIMEIACRQIVQEATQS